From Amyelois transitella isolate CPQ chromosome 2, ilAmyTran1.1, whole genome shotgun sequence:
AGAATgttccaatatgagttaggtttcCCAGCGAGGTTGTGAAAGTCAGATGAGCCAGGTTTTTAAATGAAGGTACCTTCATTTAAAAACCTGGCTCATCACACAACATGGTCAAAAAGCGCATCCAGGGCTCCTGTCctgagtggtgaggatgtgaTCGAAACTAACGCCATGAGGAATATAGTTCGGCCTTTTTTCTAGCCTAGCTAGGATGTAGAATACAAATTAGGTTTAATAACATCTACAGCTACAAGTTATTTAATATGACAACCCAGACCTGATATTCTTCTTCCAGTCGCGCGAGCAGTACCGCATCTTTTGGATCTAAGCGTCGTTCCACACATGCCAACATCAATATTGGCGACTTTAATGCTTCAGTCCCAAAGTATAtagctgttaaaaaataatggtaaaAATTACTTCACATGAAGTTTGTGCATGTGCAACAACTGatccaaaatattttaagtattgaTGATGAAGTGTTTAAAGCatagattaataaaataatattttttatgcttCCATGATTGGATACCAAATTGTGTCCAACTCTTCTGATTGTGATTTAGTACCTCAGTAAATCCAAGtttcaattaaattcatttgttGTTTTGGACAAGTACTGCTTGTTAATGTTAtgaaaactataatattttatataaaaatagatttaccATTAATAGCTGGGAAACTATATGACAGAAAGTGCCTTGCCAGAACAGCTCGGGTCTCGGTAGATACAGGGGGTGGTGTGAGACCTCGGGACACCTCTTGTTTCACATTGAATCTCTCTTGGAACCATTCTAATATAGGACCCCATTTTTGCTCTTGTAAAACACGCAACTCTTCCTCTTCCTATAAATAAAAGCTAGTTAGTCACAGTAAttcattaaacatattttgcaACTAGCAACCTGAAGCAAAAAAAGTTGTTTACAGTTCTCGTGGCTTACATGGATTACAAAATGTACCAAAAAATGCCCAAAAATcagtaatttttaagtatgtacattAACTAGCAAACAACATATTTACaagcaaataatatatttatctacatacatacatataatcacgtctatatcccttgcgggttagacagagccaacagtcttaaaaagactgataggccatgttcagctatttggcttaatgatagaattgagattcaaaaagtgacaggttgctagcccatcgcctaaaaaaaataatctcaagtttgcaagcctatcccttactcgccttttacgacatccatgggaaagagatggagtgatcctattcttttagtattggtgccaggaaccacacggccgtatatttatctatctacataAATATCTAAAGTAAAAATACACACCTTAGACCATGTAGAATTTTTGCTAGACTAAACATAGTTGCAATTCTTAATATATACCAAACAAGGAATGAGGGAGAAAAAACACACAGGTATGGGATGGATTATGATGCACTTTTAAATGttcttttgtttatatgtacatacagaaGATTAGTTTACAGATACATAGTAATGATATGCTGCATACATGTTAAAAGCAACTCTGACAATGCTTGAATCtactttcttttataaagaaattttccATGGTATATGGTGCATAATAAAGAAGTGGTATAGGATATTAGATAAGACTTACATCAGAGTGAAACAGAAGAGTGTCTGTGGGCAGATAGTCTAGTAAATAACTTGTTATATCATGTGAGGTCAATTTTCCAGGGTTATCCAAGGCAGTGTTGCACAGAGctgtctgaaataaataatttgatatagtagagatattttaaaaataaaaaaatgcaacaCATAATCATGATGGGGTGGAGACCTGGTGGCCTGTACACAGGCTTTTGCTGAGCACCAGTCTGCCACTTTATTTATGCAATAATAATTGTACCTGCAACAATTTTTAACCTATATTTACTTGTACTCATGATGATATTGTTGTACAACAATATACTAATTGTACTAATTACATCTGACTGACTGATAATAGCGTGATGTGACTATTCCATAGAATTAAACTTACCAGATGCATCACAGGCAGTGCTAT
This genomic window contains:
- the LOC106129021 gene encoding ATP synthase mitochondrial F1 complex assembly factor 2 is translated as MIPLSTLLINSLKTKCTNCFQFQRYATRKRFYRNTGIIQNEQNWEVTLDHRRLKTPNGKVLLVNSEPLARAIAAEWDSQKEYIALPVMHLTALCNTALDNPGKLTSHDITSYLLDYLPTDTLLFHSDEEEELRVLQEQKWGPILEWFQERFNVKQEVSRGLTPPPVSTETRAVLARHFLSYSFPAINAIYFGTEALKSPILMLACVERRLDPKDAVLLARLEEEYQLIRWGRVPWAHELNQAELTARVAASLLVVQCTAERHSSAKKTPPGEFAPQ